GCCGGCGGTGTCTCGCACCTTCGCGCTCAACATCCCCGTGCTGCCCGCGCCGCTGGATACGGCGGTGCTGGTGGCCTACCTGCTGTGCCGGATCGCCGACACGCTGGAGGACGAGGTGCGGGGGCCGGCCAGCGCGGTGCTGCTCGCGGAGCTGGCGCGCCTGAGCACGCTGCCCGAGGGGTGGCGGGAGGACGCCCGGCGCTTCACCGGGGAGGCGGCGCGGGAGCTGCGCGCCCAGGCGCCCGAGGCCGAGGTGCGGCTGGTGGAGGGCACGGGTTTCGTGTTGGAGGCGCTCGGGGAGCACGCGGCGCCGGTGCGCGAGCACGTGGCCACGTGTCTGCGGCTGATGACCGAGGGCATGGGGCGCATGGGCAACAAGGGCCGCGCCTCGGGTGGGGGCCTGGGCCTCGACTCGCTCGAGGAGACCCTGGAGTACTGCTACTACGTGGCGGGCACGGTGGGGGAGATGCTCACCCGGCTCTTCGAGTGGTACTCGCCGGCCATCGCCGGACGCGCGCGCACGCTCGAGCCGCGCTCGGTGGCGTTCGGCAACGCGCTACAGCTCACCAACATCCTCAAGGACGTGCGCGAGGACCTGGAGCGGGGCTTCTGCTGGCTGCCCCGGC
Above is a window of Cystobacter fuscus DNA encoding:
- a CDS encoding phytoene/squalene synthase family protein; its protein translation is MLNDSSALAFCREVLPAVSRTFALNIPVLPAPLDTAVLVAYLLCRIADTLEDEVRGPASAVLLAELARLSTLPEGWREDARRFTGEAARELRAQAPEAEVRLVEGTGFVLEALGEHAAPVREHVATCLRLMTEGMGRMGNKGRASGGGLGLDSLEETLEYCYYVAGTVGEMLTRLFEWYSPAIAGRARTLEPRSVAFGNALQLTNILKDVREDLERGFCWLPRPLLAEHGLTPEVLLEPGNRGAALEAHGRLVAVAHRELRQAFEYVLGLPREEHGIRLFCLWPLFLAVMTLRKLYGNGRVLEPGPVKVSRRTVKWVVAATKLLVARDGALKLMFAALTAPLPA